One genomic region from Cellulomonas hominis encodes:
- a CDS encoding PTS transporter subunit EIIC: MTATTVDTPKRGIPGLAQLQRIGRSLMLPIASLPAAALLLRLGQADMLGAEGLGARADWLLPVADVLAAAGNALLGNLPLLFALGVAVGYARKADGSTGLAALVGYLVFKGVTDALSPYILGKPAEVGAQGVLDSADPAALEAAANGDYNALVLHAVQQGIGAPSQELINYGVLGGIIIGLVAALLFQKYYRIKLPPYLAFFGGRRFVPIVTAGAAVVIAVVASLIYPAFDAGFTAVGDWVTGSTIIGGFVFGTLNRLLLPFGLHHLLNSLPWFQFGDYTDASGDVWHGDIARFLHGDPTAGTFMTGFFPIMMFALPAAALAIVHTAKPKNRRVIAGIMGSAALVAFVTGVTEPLEFAFVYVAYPLYAIHAVLTGTSLALVNALDIRSGFGFSAGAIDYLLNFRIASQPLLIIVIGLGYAVIYYFLFRFMIRKFNFKTPGREDDPVAEGLADEPAAAPATVAAGAAPAGSADSPAPDTPRRTDGGTA, from the coding sequence ATGACCGCCACCACGGTCGACACCCCCAAGCGGGGCATCCCCGGCCTCGCGCAGCTCCAGCGCATCGGCCGCTCGCTGATGCTCCCGATCGCCTCCCTGCCCGCCGCGGCGCTGCTGCTGCGCCTCGGGCAGGCCGACATGCTCGGCGCCGAGGGCCTCGGCGCCCGCGCGGACTGGCTGCTCCCGGTCGCCGACGTGCTCGCCGCGGCCGGCAACGCGCTGCTCGGCAACCTCCCGCTGCTCTTCGCCCTCGGCGTCGCGGTCGGCTACGCCCGCAAGGCCGACGGCTCCACGGGCCTCGCCGCGCTGGTCGGCTACCTCGTGTTCAAGGGCGTCACCGACGCGCTGTCCCCGTACATCCTCGGCAAGCCCGCCGAGGTGGGGGCGCAGGGGGTCCTCGACTCGGCCGACCCAGCCGCCCTGGAGGCCGCCGCGAACGGCGACTACAACGCCCTGGTGCTCCATGCGGTCCAGCAGGGCATCGGGGCACCGAGCCAGGAGCTGATCAACTACGGCGTCCTCGGCGGCATCATCATCGGCCTCGTCGCCGCGCTGCTGTTCCAGAAGTACTACCGGATCAAGCTGCCCCCGTACCTGGCCTTCTTCGGCGGCCGCCGCTTCGTCCCGATCGTCACCGCCGGCGCCGCCGTGGTCATCGCCGTCGTCGCGTCGCTCATCTACCCCGCCTTCGACGCCGGGTTCACCGCGGTCGGCGACTGGGTCACCGGCTCCACCATCATCGGCGGCTTCGTCTTCGGCACCCTGAACCGCCTGCTGCTGCCGTTCGGCCTGCACCACCTGCTCAACTCGCTGCCGTGGTTCCAGTTCGGCGACTACACCGACGCCAGCGGCGACGTCTGGCACGGCGACATCGCGCGCTTCCTGCACGGCGACCCGACGGCCGGCACCTTCATGACGGGCTTCTTCCCGATCATGATGTTCGCGCTGCCGGCCGCCGCCCTGGCCATCGTGCACACCGCCAAGCCGAAGAACCGCAGGGTCATCGCGGGCATCATGGGCTCGGCCGCGCTGGTCGCGTTCGTCACCGGCGTCACCGAGCCGCTCGAGTTCGCGTTCGTGTACGTCGCCTACCCGCTCTACGCGATCCACGCGGTGCTCACCGGCACCTCGCTGGCCCTGGTCAACGCGCTCGACATCCGCAGCGGGTTCGGGTTCTCCGCGGGCGCCATCGACTACCTGCTGAACTTCCGGATCGCCTCGCAGCCGCTGCTCATCATCGTGATCGGCCTGGGCTACGCGGTCATCTACTACTTCCTGTTCCGGTTCATGATCCGGAAGTTCAACTTCAAGACGCCGGGCCGCGAGGACGACCCCGTGGCCGAGGGCCTGGCCGACGAGCCGGCCGCCGCCCCGGCGACCGTGGCCGCGGGCGCCGCACCGGCGGGCAGCGCCGACTCCCCCGCGCCCGACACCCCCCGCCGCACGGACGGGGGCACCGCGTGA